Proteins encoded in a region of the Sulfitobacter donghicola DSW-25 = KCTC 12864 = JCM 14565 genome:
- a CDS encoding radical SAM protein, which yields MKRRGRTFNWVVKLSKFCNLRCSYCYEWDGLGDPARLDLEKLSRFLDVFIKNVGMPGDCHNFIWHGGEPLVLPFSYLTEFIRIQNDLKVGFSQRELSFSNAIQTNLVSVKPKHIEFLQENDFLVGVSFDAVSGVRVDCAGKETESRVARNMELLRKQGLRFGAITVVGAHNVSRLKDIYRFYKEINCAVRFLPIYRDHLDSRYHHDRASIHDVFDALFGLFKVWVLDRDRISVHPFSSWLEVALGFLSGDKLPIKGKSRITIIDTSAKVYKIRSAYAESEELGELGISVSDDLELAKKTENLVQEPLGSPCADCRFRDYCLGQFVDTARPEMGPYCGVDYLAIEAAVKWIMEDGNLTDAAIQVFNGSRGTSDGETRLEIDGAGFVV from the coding sequence GTGAAGAGGCGAGGGAGAACTTTCAATTGGGTTGTGAAGCTATCTAAGTTTTGTAACTTGAGGTGTAGTTACTGCTATGAGTGGGACGGGTTGGGCGATCCTGCTCGTCTTGATTTAGAGAAACTATCAAGGTTCTTAGATGTATTTATCAAGAACGTTGGCATGCCGGGAGATTGCCATAACTTCATTTGGCATGGGGGCGAGCCTTTGGTTTTGCCATTTTCCTATCTTACTGAGTTTATTCGGATTCAGAACGACTTGAAGGTTGGGTTTTCCCAAAGAGAACTCTCCTTCTCCAACGCGATTCAGACAAATCTGGTTTCTGTCAAACCCAAACATATTGAGTTTCTTCAGGAGAACGATTTTCTCGTCGGAGTGTCTTTTGATGCAGTGTCCGGAGTGCGCGTCGATTGTGCTGGAAAGGAAACTGAATCAAGAGTCGCAAGAAATATGGAACTGCTCAGAAAACAGGGGTTGAGATTTGGGGCGATCACAGTTGTTGGTGCGCATAATGTTTCACGCCTGAAAGATATCTACAGATTCTATAAGGAAATCAACTGTGCGGTAAGGTTTCTGCCCATCTACCGCGATCATTTAGATTCGAGATACCACCACGATAGAGCAAGCATCCATGATGTGTTCGACGCTTTGTTTGGGCTGTTCAAGGTCTGGGTTCTGGATCGAGATAGAATATCAGTTCATCCTTTTTCATCTTGGCTGGAGGTAGCGTTGGGGTTCCTTAGCGGTGACAAACTTCCTATCAAAGGTAAAAGCCGCATCACGATAATTGATACATCCGCGAAGGTATATAAAATTCGCAGTGCTTACGCAGAAAGTGAGGAGCTAGGCGAGCTAGGCATATCAGTGAGTGACGATCTCGAATTGGCCAAGAAAACGGAGAACTTGGTTCAAGAACCTCTTGGCTCGCCATGTGCTGATTGTAGGTTTCGGGATTATTGCTTGGGGCAGTTCGTGGATACAGCAAGGCCCGAAATGGGGCCTTATTGTGGGGTCGATTACTTAGCTATCGAAGCTGCTGTTAAGTGGATTATGGAGGATGGAAACCTGACGGATGCCGCGATCCAAGTATTCAACGGTTCGAGAGGTACATCCGATGGGGAAACCCGGCTAGAAATCGATGGGGCGGGCTTCGTTGTTTAA